Within the Bacillus sp. FSL K6-3431 genome, the region TTTGACATCATCATATCTGAATACATTCCATGTTTTCGAAGATTCGTTATAGCTCACAGGTTCATTTAATAACATATGCTTATACCAATTGAGTGGATGGAATTGTTCTGATCGCGTCGTAAATACTTTAATATCTTCAAATGATATTATTTCTTTCTTCAAAATACAATCCTCCTCATACTTTTGTTAAATTTTTTAACTTTCATTAAAATTAAAGTACTTTGATTAAAGTACATTTTCATACTAACCCGAAAATTCACTTAAGTCAACGTGCGATAAGTATGAGCCTAAACATGAGTACTTAGGTCCATGGATTGATTGGTGAGTTAAATTAAATATATATCAGAGTCATTAAAGACTATGCACAAACGTACAAAATGATTGTCCATGGAACTTCTAGGATCAAAGCTTTGTTAACAGCTTGTTGAATTCTTCTTCTAATAAGAAGAGATTATTATTCTCTTTGGTTTTACTAAATGCTGGGTATTAAAGCTATGGTTAGATAGTTAGTTGAAATGCAACTTTTCGCATTCTTAGAGATATAAACTTTAAAACTCCTATCCTTTTACGAAAGGGAGTTTTCTCCTTCTTATTGAAAATTTCCTTCAAAATTGATTCATAGTCTAGCCTCTGATGATTGCTCACCAAGTTTAAAAATCTCCTAAGGACCTCTAAATCACGCATTAAACATCTTTGGGGCAACTTACAACCCCTTTATATTTCCCGACGTTGAATCTGTTGAATTAACTCTCCAAGCCAATAAATTGTGTGCTCAGATTTAGTTGAAAAATAACCAGCAAAAAATTTTCTAAGCCTCTCATTATCTTGGTCGATCTGAACAAACTCTTCAAAAGACTTAACTTCCTCCCAACGAGCCTTTAAATTGTTTAATTTATATTCTAGTATTTCTACTACTTTTTCACGAACTACAAACTTAATATTTGATATAGCTACTACCATATCATTAATATCATTCCCGTTTTCAAACAACTTATAGATCTTTTTCGGCAGTTCTTCACGACCTTTAGCCGTAATCCCAAAAACTTGCTTATCAGGTCGATTTTCTTCTTTTATGATTTCTACTGTCTCAATTAAACCTTGTTTTGTTAATGAATCAAAATGGTAGTACAGTTTACTTTCTGTTAACCCACTTAATCGATCCAACGGAATGGGCTCTGAAAGCTGCTTTTTTAATTTATAAGGATAAGTGTTATCCTCCATCAGGTTACTCAATATAAAAATCTGAATGGACATTCTCTATGCTCCTTTATCTCTTTATTTTAGCAAAGCTATCCTGTGACGTCAGCTTCATTTCTTACATGTTCTTTATCAGCCCTGGTTTCCAGAACTTCTACTGGCATTGGTTTGTGGATAATTAACATCGCAACAGCACCAACCGCAATCTTTGACCAAATGTATGGAATTGGACTAATACTGCCATACAGTTTTGTGTAGTACGTCCGTACCGAATAATACATTGGAGAAATGTCGCTCATCCATTCATATGGTTAGTACATCATTTCACGTGTAATTGTGGCACCTTTTGCTAATGTTTATAATAAAATTGGCAAGTTTATAATCATACTGCCTTCAACAAGTAAGAAAATTACTACTGCCGTAAAGTTAAAACATACCATATACCTGAAATATTCATAGTATTTCTTTGATTATCCACCAAGCATTCATTTGATCTCGATTGTTCATCAGAAAATATATGATTTTGGTTTCATTTATGATCTAACTAGAAAGTATGAATAATTCAGGTCAATTGAATCATTCTTTTATAAAAAAGTTTGATCATTTCTGTGATCCTTCCTCCATTAAGCAGCTTTTTATGAACAAAAAAAGCGTAGTTCTTTTCCCTTATCAAATATAATTCAGGGTCTATTTCCAGTGCAAAAATGTGAATTTTGTACGCTTAGTTTGTTTAATTGTCATATAAACCAGATCTAAATATAAAACAGAGCGTTTGGAGAATCAACGCTCTGTTTTATTCAGAATTATTTTTTGAAAATGACCTTTTGGGATAATCCATCTTCTAAATTCATTTCACCTTTATGACGCACGAATACATTTTGGTTTCCTTCGAATTTTGGAGGGTTCATTTGATCATAGTCAACCCAGTGACTTTTCCCATTAACGGAGTATTCCATGTAATCGGTAGCGCCGATTAATTCATTTTTTTCATCATCAGCTTTAACATTAGGTGGTAATTGAGCAACAGTACCATTATGCACACCAAGCTCTTTAATGACTTTATCTTTTTTATAGTCATATGCTTTTATCTTTACATCTTTTCCGTTCACTTCAACCTGAAGTCCCTGTTTAAAATCAGAACCTGTCGCCACTTCTCCACCATTGGACCCAGCCGATGCCCAGCCCATTTGAATACCAGCTGTGTTCACTACAGTAAAACCACGCTTATCTCCACCTTCTACTACTTTTTTACCCGCCCAATCAGGAAGATTAAGATCCCAGTGACTGTGACTTGTGAAGAGAATGACTTGAGGATAATCCTTTAAGATTGCTTCTAATTTTTCTTGGTCTAAGTAATCACCTGTATACGGTGATTGAGTGGAGCCTGAAATACTATCCTTGAGGATATGATGACTAAAGAGAAAGATTGGTTTATTTGCATCTTTCTTTGAATATTCCTCAAGATTCTGTTTTAACCAATCAAGCTGTACATCACTAAGATAAACCTCATCCCATAAAGATTTATCATGGTAGTGCATATATTTTTCTGTTCCTAGGAAAAGGAACGGATATCCGTCTAATTCTTTTTTATGGTAGACTTTCTCTTCGCCAGTAAAATCATAGAAATTTTGGAACATTTCTGATTCCAGCGTATTATTTGGCCATGTACTTTGTGCTAATTTATTCGGTGTAGCCCATTTCGGTTTATAAAATTCATGATTTCCTATGCTGTACCATACGTTTTCTGGATGAGGATTACTATCTAACACCTGTTGTACGGCTAGATATTCAAAGTCCCATCCCCTGTCTGTAATATCGCCATTAACAATTAATGCTTTCGAAGCAGGGTTTACCTGTTTCATATCGTTAAGTACATGCCTAAAGTCATTATAATCTCCTTGAATGTCACTAATGACATCAAAAGTAAGGTTCGGATCTTTTGAAAATAGATGCTCATCCAATTTTTCTTGAGCTGATCCTGAAAAAGTACCTACATTGAAAAGAATAGATGTTGCCATAATACCTGTTACTAGCTTTTTCACAATTATTCCTCCTCATTTAAAAATCTACAAAACTTTACTTGATAAACTATACAAGTTCATTATAAATAGAATATGTTAATGAAGTATGAATCTTAAGTAAATTCCACATTAAGAAAAGTAAATCAAATTAATAACACGCTTCTTTTTGTTTCTTTAATTGGTTTCAAGACACCCCATAAATTTAGAAACGAAATAAGGTGATGTCCGATTATGAAGACCAGATTCAAAACCTATACGCTGGGAATTGGACCAAACCCTTTCAGCACATTCTCTCCATAAAACTCCCCCTTTATGATTCCATGTTTCTTGAGCACTTCAACGCTCACATAGACACATGATTAAAAGATGAATGCACCATAATTTTAAAAAATACGTATTTTGATAATGGGGTCCACTTTAGGATTTACAAATTCTTTATGGTAAAACTTGTAACTATAACACATACACTTAGTTTTTTTACAAAACCAGTTTATTAGTTGAAAAAATGAAATGCAATCTTGAAAACAACATAAAACAAATTAATTTTAAAGATTGTAATGACTGTTCATATTGTTTGTTGTGTTTTTTACCAAAGTTTAAAGAAAATTTACAAAAATCTACTCATATATTTACAATCCTCAACTACAATTTAAATGTCGGACTATTTTAAATTGGAGGGAAAATGAATGAAATCTAACTTGTTTAAAAAAGTAATAGTGGGTACAACATTAACCATGGCGATGTCGTTTGCTGCAACAAACACAAATATTCCATATAATGTATTATCCAACAGTATGACTACCGTTGCATTCGCTAATGAAGAAACCGTTCTCGACTTGAAGTTTGATAACAATACAAACGATAGCTCTTCAAGTGTCGTAACTCCTTCAGTCTTAGGCAATCCCGAATTTGTTAAAGGACGCATCGGACAAGCCATCAAATTTAAATCCCCAGGACAATATGTAGACCTGGGGAATCGCGACGAGTTCCGTTTCGGTGAAAGCACGGATTTTTCTGTTGCCTTCTGGATCAAATCGGATGGAATCAAGGGCGATCCTTCCATCATTTCGAATAAGAGCTGGAATTCCGGAAGCAACACCGGGTGGATTTTAGCCGCAAACGGTTCGGGTGAACTCATTTGGAACTACAAAACATCCGGGAGCGAGCGATTGGATTACCACATGCCTAATGTTGCGGACAATTTATGGCATCATATCGTTGTCACGCATGACCGAAAAAACGGAAGTGCACGCTTTTATAAAGACGGAAGCTTGATTAAAACAGTGGATATCTCTGGAATGAAAGGAACGCTTGACTCCTCCTTTACAACTAAAATTGGTCAAGATGGTACAGGAAAATACAGTTCTACTCTGAATGCACAGGTGGATGAGCTTCAGATGTATCGAAATGTCTTGAGCGAATCGGAAGTCCGCGCAATGTACGATAGCGCTCCTCCGCTTCCACCCACTTTAGTAGAATCCGTCTCACTGGACCAGACTAATGTCAACCTGAAAGCTGGTGCACCTATGCCGCTAGCAGCGACTATCTCTCCAAAAGATGCAACGGTAAAAGAGGTTGTCTGGACCTCCAGTGATGAAACAGTAGCGAAGGTAGAAATAATCAACGAACGTCCGACTATTATTGCTGGAAAGCCTGGAGACGCAACGATCACGGTCAAAACCGTCGATGGTGAAAAAACAGCCATGGCCAAGGTCCATGTATCTAACTCCATCGATGTGTCGGGAGATGGGCTGTTAACTAAAGATGATCTAAAAATCATCCTGAAAAACCAAAATAGTCGTGAAGGTGACAAGCGTTGGAAGCAAGCTCAAAAAGCGGATATTAACGATGATAAAAAAGTGGATCGATCTGATGTGCAAATGATGAAAGATAAGTTAGCTCCTTACAAGGATGATTTTCTTTACAAGCGAGTAGTATTTGTCGGGATCGATGGAGCTGGGAACGCAGTAAAAAACCCACAAGCTAATGCAAAAAATATCCAGAAACTAATAAGCGAAGGCGCTGGAACATATGAAGCGAAAGCAATGCTACCGACGATAAGTGCAGAAAACTGGGGTGCTATGTTTCATGGAGTCGTTCCTTTAAAACATCAACTCACCAACGCTATCGTAGGTGAAAATCCTTATCCTGAGAATAATCCTTATCCGTCTTTTATGAAAATGCTGAAACAAGAGCGTCCTATGCTCCAACAAGCTTCATTCACCACATGGTCACCGATCAACAAAGGAATCATTGAAGATTCTGCAGGTGCTTATAAAGTAAATGGTGGGAAAGATGAAACTACGACACAAAAAACTGTGGATTATATTAAAACAGAAGGTCAAAACACCCGCAACATTTTTGTTCATTTAGATGAGGTGGATGGTGCCGGTCATGGCAATGGCTATTACACCCCAAAATTTTATGAGCAATTACAAAAAGCGGATCAGTATATTGGTCAAATTGTCCAAGCATTAGAAGAAGAAGGACTAATGGATGATACGCTAATCGTCGTTACTGCTGATCATGGTGGGACACGTAGTGGTAGTCATGGTGGAAACTCTCCTGAGGAACAGACTGTTTTTTGGGCAGCAAAAGGAAAATCAATTAAGTCTGGTACTACGTTATCCGATGTAGAAGTGGTAGACACTGCCGCTGTCGTAGCCCATGCGCTTCGTCTGGATATCCCAGAAAATTGGGATGCACAACTCCCGGCAGGACTATTTCAAGACAAAAAATAAGAACCGTTAAAAACAGGTACCATTTTCTTCAAAAAGAAAAATGGTACCTGCTTTTCATTAATCTTCAGGCATGTATGATGCTTTATCAAAATGCACACCATGACAAGCAAGTGCATCTCCATGGTCACTAGCTTAAATGACTAACGTGCGTTTATCAAGCCCCAATTCTTTAAGTATTTCCTGCAAAATCTATGTTTCAACCCTAAACAAGAAAATTCGGGGAGTGCCATTCCCCTACGAAGTCTTCTCTTTTTTTTGCAAAAGTACTGCGCCGATTACAATAAATCCTTTAAATGCTTCTCTTAAAAAAGGTGGCACGCCAAATAGATTTAATAGATTGTTCATGACGGCGATGATTAACATGCCATACACGGTTCCAAGGATGAATCCTCTTCCGCCCATCATACTAGTTCCACCCACTACTGCCGCTGCAATTGCATCCATTTCCATTCCTCTTCCTGCATTGGAAAAATCCATCGAACCAATACGAGAAACTTGAATAATAGCAGCGATCGAAACGAGAAGTCCCATCAAAGCATACACGCGCATTTTGACTTTATCCACATGGACACCTGAAAACTTTGCTGCTCTTTCATTGGATCCTACAGCAATGATCTGCCTGCCAAAGATGGTTCTCTTAGAAACATAGTAAAGTATATACGCAATGACGGCCCAGTAAATAATTGGCATGATCATATAATTGCCAATTTTAAAACTAGCAATCTGTAAAAATTCCATAGGTATTTTTGTATTATAACCCTGCATGAAATGCTGTGTAACACTTCTAAATATCATCATCGCACCTAGGGTTGCAATGAATGGAGGTACTTTCCCCCTAGTAACTGTTGCGCCTATTAGTAATCCTAGTAAATATCCAAATATTAGCACTAAAATGATTGTGATAATAAATGCCGGAATTCCTACTATTCCTAACATACCCAAAATCCCCTTGTTTCCAGTGTCAAGTAGAATCATGGCAAAAGCACCTGTGGCAACCAATGTCGAACCTACTGCTAAATCAATTCCTCCCGTCATAATAACTAAAGTCATCCCCAAAGCAATAATTCCTATACCCGCATTATTCCTTAGAATGTTAATCCAGTTATTGATCCAGGATTGTAACCAACTGCCGAATGAATCATATTCAAATCCCAAAACCAAAGTCTGTAATATAATCATGATTACGAGTGCAACAGCTATGCTAAACAATGGTTCGCTCGTCCACTTATGTTTGAACCACACAATAACGTTTTTATTACTTTTTACAGTGGCTGTTTCCATCTTGGCATTCCTCTCCCTTGCTTAAGTCAGTTGCCCACCCGTAGCAAGATTCATGATATTATGCTCATTCATTGCCTCTCCAGAAACTTCTCCTTGAATCACACCATGGTACATGACAAGCGTCCGATCACATATGCGTATGATTTCATGCGCTTCACTGGAAAGGACGACTATGGCAATATTTTCATCAGCAAGTTTCAAAATGATATCATAGATATCTTCTTTTGCTCCGACATCGACACCTTGCGTAGGGTTATCTAAAATAAGCAATTTAGGACCAGCCGCTAACCATTTAGCTAGAACTACTTTTTGTTGGTTTCCACCTGAAAGACTATTAATGCTGTCTGTAAGCTTTCCCATTTTTAAACTTAATGTTTCGCGCTGTACCGCAAAAGTTTTCTGATGTTTTCGCATGTTAATGATGCCTCGTTTTGAAAATTCTGGCCACGTAACAATCGATGCATTCTCAATGATATCCAGATCCTTAATAATTGCATTTTCTTTCCTATTCCTTGGAAGATATGCAATTCCTTTTTTGATTGCCTGTGTCGTACTATTTATTATCACTTCTTTTCCGCTCAAATATATTTTCCCTGAGGAAACCTTATCCGCTCCAAAAATAGATTGAAAGAGTTCACTACGACCATCACCAAGAAGCCCGGTGACCCCGACGATTTCGCCCGCTTTTATAGAAAAACTAATATCTCTAAAGGCATGGTTATATGTAAGGTGTTCTACACGCAAAATCTCTCTCCCTAGACTTTTATTCCTTAATAACGGTTCCGTTCTCACATCATAACCAACCATAAAACGCGCAAGATCGTTAGTAGTTACCTCTTTGACATTTCCTTCTGCCACCAAGTTTCCGTCTCGAAGCACGAGATATCGATTGCAAACCTGCATGACCTCATTTAATTTATGAGAGATAAAAATGATACCAACATGATGATCTTTCAACGAATTCATCATTGTGAATACGCGTTTAATTTCCCGATCCGTTAATGAAGTCGTAGGCTCATCCATGATGATAATCGATGCATTCGTCATCATTGCTCGGCATATTTCAAAGATTTGTTTATACGAAGCATCAAGGTCGCCAACCATCATTGCAGGATCCATATCCACGTTCATTTGCTTAAAAATCCTTTCAGTTTCCCGAAACATTCTATCTAG harbors:
- a CDS encoding ABC transporter permease; the protein is METATVKSNKNVIVWFKHKWTSEPLFSIAVALVIMIILQTLVLGFEYDSFGSWLQSWINNWINILRNNAGIGIIALGMTLVIMTGGIDLAVGSTLVATGAFAMILLDTGNKGILGMLGIVGIPAFIITIILVLIFGYLLGLLIGATVTRGKVPPFIATLGAMMIFRSVTQHFMQGYNTKIPMEFLQIASFKIGNYMIMPIIYWAVIAYILYYVSKRTIFGRQIIAVGSNERAAKFSGVHVDKVKMRVYALMGLLVSIAAIIQVSRIGSMDFSNAGRGMEMDAIAAAVVGGTSMMGGRGFILGTVYGMLIIAVMNNLLNLFGVPPFLREAFKGFIVIGAVLLQKKEKTS
- a CDS encoding sugar ABC transporter ATP-binding protein yields the protein MIIEMKNIRKSFGSNDVLKDVSFTLKGGEICALLGENGAGKSTLMNILGGVHQMDSGAITVDGEQVEFSIPAQSQEAGIAFIHQELNLINDLPIYENMFLGREVKTKSGSLDLDRMFRETERIFKQMNVDMDPAMMVGDLDASYKQIFEICRAMMTNASIIIMDEPTTSLTDREIKRVFTMMNSLKDHHVGIIFISHKLNEVMQVCNRYLVLRDGNLVAEGNVKEVTTNDLARFMVGYDVRTEPLLRNKSLGREILRVEHLTYNHAFRDISFSIKAGEIVGVTGLLGDGRSELFQSIFGADKVSSGKIYLSGKEVIINSTTQAIKKGIAYLPRNRKENAIIKDLDIIENASIVTWPEFSKRGIINMRKHQKTFAVQRETLSLKMGKLTDSINSLSGGNQQKVVLAKWLAAGPKLLILDNPTQGVDVGAKEDIYDIILKLADENIAIVVLSSEAHEIIRICDRTLVMYHGVIQGEVSGEAMNEHNIMNLATGGQLT
- a CDS encoding DUF4073 domain-containing protein, producing MKKLVTGIMATSILFNVGTFSGSAQEKLDEHLFSKDPNLTFDVISDIQGDYNDFRHVLNDMKQVNPASKALIVNGDITDRGWDFEYLAVQQVLDSNPHPENVWYSIGNHEFYKPKWATPNKLAQSTWPNNTLESEMFQNFYDFTGEEKVYHKKELDGYPFLFLGTEKYMHYHDKSLWDEVYLSDVQLDWLKQNLEEYSKKDANKPIFLFSHHILKDSISGSTQSPYTGDYLDQEKLEAILKDYPQVILFTSHSHWDLNLPDWAGKKVVEGGDKRGFTVVNTAGIQMGWASAGSNGGEVATGSDFKQGLQVEVNGKDVKIKAYDYKKDKVIKELGVHNGTVAQLPPNVKADDEKNELIGATDYMEYSVNGKSHWVDYDQMNPPKFEGNQNVFVRHKGEMNLEDGLSQKVIFKK
- a CDS encoding LamG-like jellyroll fold domain-containing protein; amino-acid sequence: MAMSFAATNTNIPYNVLSNSMTTVAFANEETVLDLKFDNNTNDSSSSVVTPSVLGNPEFVKGRIGQAIKFKSPGQYVDLGNRDEFRFGESTDFSVAFWIKSDGIKGDPSIISNKSWNSGSNTGWILAANGSGELIWNYKTSGSERLDYHMPNVADNLWHHIVVTHDRKNGSARFYKDGSLIKTVDISGMKGTLDSSFTTKIGQDGTGKYSSTLNAQVDELQMYRNVLSESEVRAMYDSAPPLPPTLVESVSLDQTNVNLKAGAPMPLAATISPKDATVKEVVWTSSDETVAKVEIINERPTIIAGKPGDATITVKTVDGEKTAMAKVHVSNSIDVSGDGLLTKDDLKIILKNQNSREGDKRWKQAQKADINDDKKVDRSDVQMMKDKLAPYKDDFLYKRVVFVGIDGAGNAVKNPQANAKNIQKLISEGAGTYEAKAMLPTISAENWGAMFHGVVPLKHQLTNAIVGENPYPENNPYPSFMKMLKQERPMLQQASFTTWSPINKGIIEDSAGAYKVNGGKDETTTQKTVDYIKTEGQNTRNIFVHLDEVDGAGHGNGYYTPKFYEQLQKADQYIGQIVQALEEEGLMDDTLIVVTADHGGTRSGSHGGNSPEEQTVFWAAKGKSIKSGTTLSDVEVVDTAAVVAHALRLDIPENWDAQLPAGLFQDKK
- a CDS encoding PadR family transcriptional regulator, whose amino-acid sequence is MSIQIFILSNLMEDNTYPYKLKKQLSEPIPLDRLSGLTESKLYYHFDSLTKQGLIETVEIIKEENRPDKQVFGITAKGREELPKKIYKLFENGNDINDMVVAISNIKFVVREKVVEILEYKLNNLKARWEEVKSFEEFVQIDQDNERLRKFFAGYFSTKSEHTIYWLGELIQQIQRREI